The genomic stretch AAATTACGCAGCTGATGTTCAACTTTATCTGCGGTTTGGCTTGGCTGCTGAATATTGGCATTGCTGACGACAATAACTTTGGCATCCAGTGCTTGTGCCAGTGAAGCATTCAAATCATCGGCAAAACTGTCCTGAGTATTTGGCAACAGCCCTTCGACAATAATCAGGTCATGCTGTTTAGCAATTTGACGATGCAGACGCACCGCTTCTTCAAGCAATTCATCCTGTTCACCCAGATTGATCTGCTGCAAGACTTTGCTATAACGGATAGGTTCAACCGTTTCACTTTGAGAAATATGACGATACAAAGCCGTGGTGCGGTCTTCGATTTCATTCAATTCCTGGGCAAAAGGTTTCAGGAAACCAGCTTTTACCCCTTGGCATTCCAGTGCATAAATCAGGCCCAAACATGCAGAAGTTAAGCCTACGCCTTCCCCCGTGGGAACCAATAAAATTGTTTTCATAAATTATGTCAGTCGCAGAATAATAAAAATCAGTGAAAAAGAAGCTAAAGCCTGCTTATGCAGGCATTACCTCAGCTTGAGACTTTTTTGCAGTATTGCGCTCCACTTCAAGTTCAACCACACTTTGAACTTCCCGTGCAATACGGCCTTCTTCATCTGTTGGCACTACCCAGATTTGTGGGCCTGTACCTGAATCAATTCGGCCTTCGGTACCGCGTTTCAGCTCATTATTGGCATTTTTATCCAGACTGAAACCGAAATGAGGCAGGTAAGTCATGGTTTTTTCGCGGATATACGCTGAGTTTTCGCCAATGCCGCCAGTGAAGAACAGACCATTAAGACGTGGCAGACCACAGCTCAACGCTGCCAGAGATTTAGCTAAACGGTAGCAGAATACTTCAATCGCCAGTGCGGCATCTTCATTGCCTTGTTCTGAAGCTTCAATCAGGGTACGCATGTCATTCGACAGGTCAGACAGACCCAAAAGACCACTTTGGCTATTCAGCATCTTGTCAATTTTATAAATGTCCCAACCCAGGTTTTTCGCCAAGAAACTATGCAGGCTTGGATCGACATCACCACTGCGTGTGCCCATAACAATGCCTTCAAGCGGAGTTAAGCCCATTGAAGTATCTACACTTTTCCCATTCCACACGGCACAGGTCGAGCTACCATTACCCAGATGCGCGGTTAACCAGCCACCTTGTTTGAAACTGCCTGCCAGTTCAGAACCGCGCTCTGAAACATAGGCATGACTAGTCCCGTGGAAACCATAGCGACGTACACCATGGGCGGTATATAGGAATTTCGGTAGGGCATAACGATAAGCATGCGCTGGCATGGTTTGGTGGAAGGCAGTATCAAATACCGCAACCTGTGGTAATTCCGGGAATAAACGTTTGGTAGCTTCAATACCAATCAGGTGTGCCGGATTGTGTAATGGTGCAAGCGGCGTTGCTTCACGAATTTTTTCAATAATCTCGTCATTGATTAGTTCAGCTTTGGTTAGGCTGCCCCCATGTACGACACGGTGACCGATCGCATCCGGACGGTAGTTGGCCAGACGTTCCAGACCGACTTCGAGTGCTTTTTTGTGGTCAGCAAATGGAATGTGGATATCGACCGGCTCATTGCCAACCGTCACGCCTTTAATGCGAGCATTCTCTGTGCCTAAGTTCTCAGCTAAACCATGAATACGGAAATTCTGCTCCTCAAGAAGTAATGCAAACTTGATTGAAGAAGAGCCACAATTAATAACTAATACTGATTTAGACACGATTGATTACCCAATTTTTAATTAAAATTCTCGTCCATTTGCTTGACCCAATTGCGGACAATGAAGCAGCAATCCAGATCAATGAATATGTTTTAACATTTGTTTTTTTTCTGTCCTAGATAGACTTTAGCAGATTAGACTTAAGCATTATCGACCGATTTAACAATAATAACTAAAATTTATCAGTTCATATTTTTCATTTATAAATAAAATGATGCTGAAAATATAATCAATAAGAATACTCAATTCTGCTTAAATTTAATTTTAGAACAGATTGGTTTTTAGTTTAGCGCCTGAAAAGGCAAATATTGTTTCTAAATACAATTCTATAAAGAGATTCATCAATAAAATGACCCGAAGGTTCTAATCCATCTATTTCAGTGTCAATTTTTCTGTCCATAAAAAAAACAGCCTCATAAATGAGGCTGTTTTTAAGTTAGCGATCTGAATACTTATTGGCGAATCTGACCATCGCCAAAGACAATCCATTTCTGCGAAGTCAGGCCTTCAAGACCGACTGGGCCACGAGCATGGATTTTATCGGTCGAAATTCCGATTTCTGCGCCTAAGCCATATTCAAAACCATCTGCAAAACGAGTAGAGGCATTGATCATGACCGAACTTGAATCTACACCCGCCAGAAATTCGCGAGCCAGACTGTAGTTTTCTGTAATAATAGAATCAGTATGATGCGAGCCATATTTGTTAATGTGCTCAATGGCTTCTTCTATACCAGAAACGACTTTGATCGCCAGAATAGGACCCAGATACTCGATATACCAATCTTCTTCAGTGGCTGTAATTACTGCATCTCCAAGAATACGCTGGGTTTCCCGGCAACCACGAAGTTCGACTTTTTTCTCTTGGTAAAGCTCCGCGATGCGTGGCAAGAATTCTTCAGCGACTTTTTCATCGACCAGCAGGGTTTCCATGGCATTACATACGCCATAGCGATGGGTTTTGGCATTGAGCGCAATCGGCAAGGCTTTCAACAAGTCCGCTTGTGCTTCTACATAGACATGACAGTTGCCATCTAAATGTTTGATGACCGGTACGCGTGCTTCCTCGGTAATCCGTTCGATCAGGCTCTTGCCGCCACGAGGCACAATCACATCCACATATTCGGTCATGGTAATCAACTGGCCCACTGCAGCGCGGTCAGTCGTATTTACCACCTGTACGGCAGCCTCAGGCAAGCCTGCGACTTTCAGGCCATGCTGAATCGCGACTGCAATTGCCTGATTCGATTCCAGAGCTTCTGAACCGCCCCGTAAAATAATGGCATTGCCTGATTTCAGCGCAAGTGATGCAGCCTCCAACGTGACGTTAGGACGTGATTCGTAGATCATGCCGACCACACCCAAAGGCACACGCATCTTGCCCAGTTGAATCCCGGATGGGCGATAAGCCATATCACTAATTTCACCAATCGGATCTTTCAGGCCAATGACATCTTTCAGGCCCTGTAACATACCTTTAAAGCGCGCGGGGTTGAGTTCTAAGCGATCAAGCAGGGCAGGGTCCAGATTGTTATTATGCGCCTTAGTCATATCTTTCTGGTTAGCAACCAAAATAGCAGCTTGGCTATTTTCCAAAGCCGTATAAATAGCGGATAACGCATTATTTTTAGTTTGGGTGGACGCGCGAGCCAAAATGCGAGACGCTTGGCGTGCCTGCTGTCCTACCGTTTGCATGTATTGTTCAATAGACTCTTGCATAGCGGTTTGATCACTTAGAAATTTCATTTCGATATTAACAGCCTGCTGCTGCACAATGAAGCCCATCTATTAAAAATCATCCGTTTTCGCAGACTTCTAAACATTTTGAAATTGTTTTCTGTTTAAAAGTAGATAAGTGGTCACTGAAGCGGTTGCTTGTGAAAAGCAGCTCTGTATAGAATGAAACACGCGGCATTGATGTCATTTATAATTATTAAAGAGCAGGATGCGTGTTCAGGCACACCGGAATGCGCCTGAAATATAAAATCTGTTAAGCATGACTTGCACAATAAAAATAAGGCAAGGACGGAGGAAAAGGAATATGAATTCCATTATCCACATGGACGCCCATGTATTGGAACAACATAGACACGATGGTTTTTTTGATTTTTATGATAAGCACAGTTTTAAGCAGCCACCACGCACCACCTGGATGGATGGCTGGAAAATCGAATATATGGCGATCGCCCGTCCGGATACCTTACATTTAAGACCCATGGTGATTATTGGGGGAGCTTTCCAGAATTTTAATTCCTACAAATACTGTGTAGAACAGCTTTTTGATGCAGGTCCCATCATTCTGATTGACCTACCGTCCATGGGGGCCAACCAGCAGATTAGTAATGTCGATACGGGGCTGTCTGCCGGAACACTGGAGCTTGAAGACCTTGCTGCGATGCTGGGGCGCTGGCTGGAACAGATGCAGCTGCCGCAAGTGGCAATTCTAGGCATGTCCTTGGGTTCAGTGGTGGCTTCCTGTTTGGCAGATCAGCGTCCTGAACTGGTCGATCGGATGATCCTGATGGGTGTGATGCAGAAAACCCGTAAAAGCTGGCGGATGCTGCTGGAAGAGTCTTTGCATCTAATGAAAGAACAGCGTATGGATGAATTTGGTCAGGCCGTCATTTTGTACCTGGTGAATCATGCACGTTTAACAGAAACCCGGATGTCACCGACTGCAAAGCGTTTGTTCTTTAAACAGATGGCGGAATTTACGGCCACCGAACAGGATCGTTATGATATTAACTGCAACCGTTTATTGCGTCTGACCAATGTGCCGATTCCGCAGTGCAAAGTGCTGGTGGCATGTGGACAGTATGACAGTTTTACTTTGCCACATGAGAATGCGAATTTTGCCCTGCAATGCCCGGATATGCAGTACGTGCAAATTGCAGGCGCCGATCATGTACCGCAGTTGCAACGTCGTAAAGAAACCATGCATCTGTTTGCAACTTTCTTGTGTGATGAGCCTGTGGATCAACTGGAAGGAATTATTCCATTCACTCGCGAACAGATACAGCAGCTTGAACGTCGCGGTGAAGAGAGGATTCAGGTGCAAGATTCACAGCGTTTCCTCAGTCATCGTCATTCTGATCTCATTTTAAAAGCAGAGATTGTGGACATGAATTTCTTCGGAGTATTGCTGGAGTTAGATGCAGAACAGGCTGCGCATGCAACAACTTATCCACGTGATTTGGCCTTGCATCTGGAAGATGAAACAGGGGGATTTCAGATTGAATGCCTAATCTTTGAACAGGATGATACTCAGCTGCGTGCCTTATTCAAACATGGCAGTTTTGAAGTCGCAGAACGCTTATTACGCTTTGTACAAATGCAAAAAGTACTGTCACAAACTGAAGTATTTGATGCGGCAATTTAAAAACATCATCTTTAAAAAACAGCGTACTTAAACGCTGTTTTTTTTCACGGCATGAATCATCCAGACCAGATCACCCAAATGTTCATCCTGTTCATGAGTCGGGTTTTGCTGACGAGGCTCGGCAAAATAACGTTGTGGTTGTTGTACCTCAACCTGGTCAAATCCTGCATCTTGAAAAAAGTGCTGCAGTTCTTGGGGGGATTTAAAATGAAAGGTAAACGCACTGCGAGACATGAATTTAAGCAGGCGGCTACAGCTCCAGATAAAGTTCGCCAGTTTATTTTTCACCGGTTCGGGATAAATATCGCTGAGATAGTGAACTGCCGGGAAATACTGCGCATTTTCTGTAATACCCTGCATCAGAATGCGTAACATATGTTGATCAAAATAATTAATCAGCCCTTCACTAATGATGACCAAGGGCTGGTTTCGGTCAAACATCTGAAAAATACAGTCCAGCTCTTCACTAAAAATATCGGCAGTCAGGACTTCAGGGGCATGCTGATCGATTTGCTGTAAAGCCTGCGTCTTGATCTCGGCCATATCGGGCAGATCCAGTTCACGATAATTAATCTCGGGAAATTTCTGTCTGAAATTCCAGCTGCGTGGAGATAGTCCGCAGGCAATTTCAAGAACCTGAAGTTGTGGGTGTTGCTCAATTAGTTGACACAGATGCTCATCAATCATCTGATGGCGCTGCTTAAGTGTAGTCCGCATGCTACCGCCGACATGACGTTCTGCCCAGGATTCAAGTGGATGAAGCAGTTTGGCCAGAAACTTGCCTTTGGATGTAGCAAAGGCTGGATGTGAGATTCCCATTTGATACCAGATATAGCCGGTATAGTGCGCCGTAAAAGAAATATGGCGATGTTGCGAAAGTGAGTCTGTCATATTTGTTCTGACCTTATTGTTATTTTTAAGTTGATTAAATAATAGTGTGACCTTTTCATTACTATAATTAAAAAGGAACACCTTGTCGTGTCCCTTTTTCATATTGATTGGATTTAAAAAGTTTTAGCTGGATTGCTGTTTAAATGCCAGTATTTCATTACGGATCTCGCGCCATTCTTCACCCAGATCCAGTTCATCACCAATCTGGATGTTCGGGATGTTGCCGCGCATGCGTTCCAGGCGTTGCTGGTTCGGGAGGGGCAGATCTTCAATTCCTTCCAGTGCAATACATTGTGCTGCACGATCATTGCAGACCAGACCCATATCACAACCAGCTTTGAGTGCGGCCTGAATTCGGACATCGGCACCGCCTGCGACACATGCGGCCTGCATGCTTAAATCATCCGAGAACAAGACGCCGTCAAAGCCCAGCTCCTGACGTAAAACCTTCTGAATCCAGAATTCCGAGAAGCCTGCCGGATTAGGATCAACCTGACTATAGATGACATGAGCCGGCATCAGCGCATCCAGTTGTGGTTGCAGTTGGATAAATGTTTGCATATCTTTTTGCTGGATTTCTGCATAGGAGCGCGTATCAATTGCTGCAGCAACATGTGAATCCGCTTTGACTGAGCCATGACCTGGGAAATGTTTACCAGTTGAAGCCATGCCGGCACGTTTCATGCCGTGCAGAAATGCACCAGCCAGCGGAATAATATCCTGAATATTTTGCGCGAAACTGCGATCGCCGATCACATCACTGATGTCATTCAAGTCCAGTACCGGTGCAAAGCTGAAATCAATGCCGACAGCCAGTACTTCAGTCGCCATCAGCCAGCCGCATTTTTCAGCCAGTTCAAGGGCACGCTGTGGATCGCGC from Acinetobacter lwoffii encodes the following:
- a CDS encoding acetate/propionate family kinase, whose amino-acid sequence is MSKSVLVINCGSSSIKFALLLEEQNFRIHGLAENLGTENARIKGVTVGNEPVDIHIPFADHKKALEVGLERLANYRPDAIGHRVVHGGSLTKAELINDEIIEKIREATPLAPLHNPAHLIGIEATKRLFPELPQVAVFDTAFHQTMPAHAYRYALPKFLYTAHGVRRYGFHGTSHAYVSERGSELAGSFKQGGWLTAHLGNGSSTCAVWNGKSVDTSMGLTPLEGIVMGTRSGDVDPSLHSFLAKNLGWDIYKIDKMLNSQSGLLGLSDLSNDMRTLIEASEQGNEDAALAIEVFCYRLAKSLAALSCGLPRLNGLFFTGGIGENSAYIREKTMTYLPHFGFSLDKNANNELKRGTEGRIDSGTGPQIWVVPTDEEGRIAREVQSVVELEVERNTAKKSQAEVMPA
- a CDS encoding glutamate-5-semialdehyde dehydrogenase, translated to MQESIEQYMQTVGQQARQASRILARASTQTKNNALSAIYTALENSQAAILVANQKDMTKAHNNNLDPALLDRLELNPARFKGMLQGLKDVIGLKDPIGEISDMAYRPSGIQLGKMRVPLGVVGMIYESRPNVTLEAASLALKSGNAIILRGGSEALESNQAIAVAIQHGLKVAGLPEAAVQVVNTTDRAAVGQLITMTEYVDVIVPRGGKSLIERITEEARVPVIKHLDGNCHVYVEAQADLLKALPIALNAKTHRYGVCNAMETLLVDEKVAEEFLPRIAELYQEKKVELRGCRETQRILGDAVITATEEDWYIEYLGPILAIKVVSGIEEAIEHINKYGSHHTDSIITENYSLAREFLAGVDSSSVMINASTRFADGFEYGLGAEIGISTDKIHARGPVGLEGLTSQKWIVFGDGQIRQ
- a CDS encoding alpha/beta fold hydrolase — protein: MNSIIHMDAHVLEQHRHDGFFDFYDKHSFKQPPRTTWMDGWKIEYMAIARPDTLHLRPMVIIGGAFQNFNSYKYCVEQLFDAGPIILIDLPSMGANQQISNVDTGLSAGTLELEDLAAMLGRWLEQMQLPQVAILGMSLGSVVASCLADQRPELVDRMILMGVMQKTRKSWRMLLEESLHLMKEQRMDEFGQAVILYLVNHARLTETRMSPTAKRLFFKQMAEFTATEQDRYDINCNRLLRLTNVPIPQCKVLVACGQYDSFTLPHENANFALQCPDMQYVQIAGADHVPQLQRRKETMHLFATFLCDEPVDQLEGIIPFTREQIQQLERRGEERIQVQDSQRFLSHRHSDLILKAEIVDMNFFGVLLELDAEQAAHATTYPRDLALHLEDETGGFQIECLIFEQDDTQLRALFKHGSFEVAERLLRFVQMQKVLSQTEVFDAAI
- a CDS encoding class I SAM-dependent methyltransferase, which translates into the protein MTDSLSQHRHISFTAHYTGYIWYQMGISHPAFATSKGKFLAKLLHPLESWAERHVGGSMRTTLKQRHQMIDEHLCQLIEQHPQLQVLEIACGLSPRSWNFRQKFPEINYRELDLPDMAEIKTQALQQIDQHAPEVLTADIFSEELDCIFQMFDRNQPLVIISEGLINYFDQHMLRILMQGITENAQYFPAVHYLSDIYPEPVKNKLANFIWSCSRLLKFMSRSAFTFHFKSPQELQHFFQDAGFDQVEVQQPQRYFAEPRQQNPTHEQDEHLGDLVWMIHAVKKNSV
- the nagZ gene encoding beta-N-acetylhexosaminidase produces the protein MIGALMLDIAGTTLTQEDIELLSAPQVGGVILFGRNIESPAQVRALTDHMRQVHPDILIAVDQEGGRVQRLRQGFTLLPAMGKFGELYTRDPQRALELAEKCGWLMATEVLAVGIDFSFAPVLDLNDISDVIGDRSFAQNIQDIIPLAGAFLHGMKRAGMASTGKHFPGHGSVKADSHVAAAIDTRSYAEIQQKDMQTFIQLQPQLDALMPAHVIYSQVDPNPAGFSEFWIQKVLRQELGFDGVLFSDDLSMQAACVAGGADVRIQAALKAGCDMGLVCNDRAAQCIALEGIEDLPLPNQQRLERMRGNIPNIQIGDELDLGEEWREIRNEILAFKQQSS